The segment CATGTAATATGGGGTTTATTATAACACCTCAAATTTGGCAcctttttcatgattttttttttttattttttttttacagatGGTAGCATTGGAATCAACTGTGGTGGTCCACGAGTTAGATCCTCTGGAGGAATAGTCCACGAGCAAGAAGATGCACTTCTTGGACCAGCAACATACTCTTTGACTACCGATAGGAGGTGGGGTGTCAGCAATGTGGGACTCAGCGAGTACCCCAGATACAAAAGTGTCACTAATCGCGACTTCACAAACACTTCAGATTCACAACTCTTCCAAACAGCAAGACTCTCTGCTGGATCTTTAAGATATTATGGTTTAGGCCTTGAAAATGGTAACTACACTGTAAACCTTCGCTTTGCAGAACTTGAAATACAAGATGGTCCCACTTGGAGAAGTCTTGGAAGACGCGTATTTGACATTTATATCCAGGTCTGTGTCAATTGTTAAATTACACATTCATAATTACAatattggtccctgtggtatatTGTTTTACACTTTTACTGGGTTGTTGTTAAGTTCTTAGATTGAACGACATAGGGACTTAGTTTGCAACATCAGTTGAAATTTGACTGAACCAACTATTTCTACCAATCCATTTCTGTAACTTACATTTTGGTCAGCGAGTATAGCCGATATctgcaattttggtcccaaaaaatTTTCTCTTGCAATTTTAGTCCTTGTTTATGGTATTCATATTGTTATTGTTTCGGTTCCTGTACCAAGTAACATGATGACTCTATTTGTGGGaccaaattttcaaaaatcagtTCTACTTAGGGGCCAAAAGTAATTGTTTTAGTTGTAACATGGAGTAAAATGATACAAAAACATCAAATAAGGATCAAAGTTGCAAGAGAAAACTAATTGggatcaaaaattaaaaaaatcaaccgACCATAAACATAACATCTTCAAATTAGagtaatttacatttttggtctcaGAGTGTAACGGACTGTATGCTCTAATTTCTTTAACTCTGTTTCTGAAATTTTGTGTTTTTTAGGGAATTCGGGTGTTTGAAGATTTTGATATAAAAAGGGAAGCAGGGGGAGCTTCATTTAGTCCTGTTTCAAAGGAAGTAACAGTCCAGGTGTCAAATAACTACCTTGAGATAAATTTCTTGTGGTCTGGAAAAGGGACTTGGGATGTACCTATTGATGGAAGTTTTGGACCTCTTATCTCAGCAATCACTGCCACCCCAAGTAAACATtttttcatcaaaaaaaaaaaaaaaattctcttcattttcatgacaaAATGACAAGACCGCcctttacctttttttttttttttttttcctacaGATTTCGTCAACCCTAGCGTGAACAACAATCAGAATGCTGGTTTGATTGTGGGGATTTTGGTTCCAATTTCAGTTGTGAGCATTTTGATATTATTAGCCCTGTATATTCTTCGTCAGCGCAGGAAAAGGAGGGATACATATGGAAATCATGATGAAGGTGGTTTTTCTGGATCTTTCTTTATGACAGAGGAAAAATGTATTccatttggattttttttttacacTTGCTTATTTGCAGAGTTTCTGGGAATTGACCCCAAGCCATGTACTTTTGGTTATGGAGAATTGAGAGATGCAACAGATGATTTTAGTCCTGCAAATAAACTTGGCGAGGGTGGTTTTGGACCTGTTTACAAGGTAGTTTTTacttcttttttttgttttttctttatcAAGAATCCATTTTTTCTACTTAGGTAGCGGTTGGTATGCAGACTTCAAAGTAGGAATGGAGTGGAACATTACGacggaatgaaaaaaaaaatcatgttttgttGTGAAGAAAGAATGGAATGGAACATTTCTCTGTGAATGTGATTCCTTCTCTTGGGCTGATTCCCATTCCATGGGGaagagtgttttttttttcattccttTAGGGAGTGGAATGATATATAGTTATATActataaatttaaattatttttattcatataatcttcaataattattgatctttttaaaattttcgaaCCTTCAATTAAATATATCTTatagttttataaaataaataaaactattttaattataattttcatGTTATGTAGTTCTTTTTATTTTGTAATTTTctttaaattatatataattatttttttaactagtataatatatattttgaatGGAATGAAATATGTTTATATGCAGTTTACATAACGATTTATCTTTATCTTTATTCaatgaaaatttatttttataaaatgacacttttttctttatttatcatttttacattatttcttttctatttaataataacaaacaaaATATTTGAATGATTCATTCCATCATACCAAACAGACCCTTAAAGTCGAACTGAATCTCTTTGATGACAAACACAAACAGGGAAAACTTGCTGATGGGAGACTAATAGCcgttaaacaactatccataGCCTCCCAACACGGTAAGCGTCAATTTGTGGCAGAGATTGCTACAGTATCTGCTGTCCAACACCGTAACCTCGTGAAACTCTACGGATGTTGCATCGATGGAGAAAAACGACTCCTTGTCTATGAGTATCATGAAAACAACAGTCTTGACCAAGCATTATTCGGTGAGAAATTACATATTTTGACATGatcaaagtacaatgttataatgttACGTTTCGGTTCTGTGATGCAGGAAGCAAAAGATTATCGCTTAAATGGTCCACCCGTTTTGATATATGCTTGGGAATAGCAAGAGGTCTCGCGTATCTCCATGAGGAATCACGGATACGGATTATACATCGAGATGTGAAATCTAGCAATGTTTTACTTGATTCTGAATTGACCCCAAAAATATCGGATTTCGGTCTGGCGAAACTTTATGATGACAAGAAAACACACATGAGTACTCGTGTTGCTGGCACAGTGTAAGATTGCTTTGTCGACATTTGAACTTGTTCTCATTTAAGTCTTTACTGATTCACTGTGTAGTGGGTATCTTGCACCAGAGTATGCACTTTGGGGACACCTTACGGAGAAGGCTGATGTGTTTGGGTTTGGAGTTGTGGCTCTAGAGATTATCAGTGGGAGGCCCAATTCTGATTCAAGTTTGGAAGATGAGAAAAAATATCTtcttaattgggtattgttttatcttcttcttgttcttgttgttcttcttcttcttcttcataaatGTATTTATACACTCGATCTACTCCTACCAAGCCAAAAGAAGGAATTACATAATAAACAACTAGTTAACGAGAAAATTGCATAGAAAGGTAATCTAACTTTGGTAATAATTGTTTTAAAGTTTGGAACTTCTTTCAATAAACTTTAAAAAAGTTATATCTATGTATCGAACTTCTAAAATTTTCTCAATTAAGGTAACCAACTTTTATGTatcatgtatgtatatatgtatgtatgtgtacatGTGCGTGTGTGTGTTTTTGTCTCTGTCCCTATCTGCGTCTGTCCTGTTGCAGAATAAGAAAATTGAAGATGTTGAAAATTGATGACCGACCGATGATGCAAAATTTATAATCTTTACTGGCCTTTGTATAAACTTAGGCATGGAAGTTACATGAAGCTAATCGTGAAGTAGAGTTGGTGCATGAAGAATTGTCTGAATTTGATGAGACTGAAGTGAAAAGGATGATTAGAGTTGCCCTTTTATCCACTCAAACCTCAACACAACGACCATCAATGTCGCGTGTCGTGGCAATGCTTTCAGGAGACATAGAAGTAACCGGTGTCATTACTCGACCCAAATACCTGACTAATTTCGAGTTTGACGATTCTACGACATTTATGAGTGCTAGTCCAATTACAATAGTTTCACCACATGATTCTTCCCTACCGATGCTTCACAATATCATGGGAGAAGGTATGTGACTTCATCACTTGAATGACCTTCATGATCTATTTGTAAAGTCACTCGATTTTGACTAATttactttatttatttggaaGATGGTTGAACGCAAATGTAATTGTTGTAATTTTTGATGGTATAAATGACTTACATATAAAACCTTTTATCGtgatatgtaaaaaaaatattgtttcgACAATAACTTTCTACGAAAAGGGTTTTATGTTGGCACACTTAAGTCAGCCCATTGTTTCACCCCAAAGCATCATATGAGATCTATATTATGTGCATAGTGGCTCGTTAGCCGGATTATATAAGGAAATATAGCTCCCTGCTATGATTGTTGAAACTAAAAACCTTGATCATTTTTGAAGCTTTCGGAATGAATTGCTAATTTATTCACCAGAGGAAAAATGCCTATTTATAGGCTAATTACAGAGGATATCCTAGCTGTACAATCAATGTTAATTCCCATAAATTAGGGATTTTACTTAAAATTCAAGATTTTACAATAACTAAGATTATTCTCTAATTAATACACATAAATCTAGACTCCCCCTCAAGTTGGGTTATGTATGTCAAACATTTCCAGCTTGCATATTAGTTTATCAAAGACAGTCCTTGGAAGGGCCTTGGTGAGAACATCAACTATTTGAAGTCTTGATGGAGTATAAATGGTTTGAATTGTGGCATTTTCAATCTTCTTAGTGATGAAATGTCGATCTTATCTTAACATGTTTTGTCTTGTCATGATGGACATGATTCTTAGCAATGTAAATTGCAGCTTGATTATCACAAAACATTTTTATAGAACCTCCTGTAAAGAGTCCTAATTCCACTGGTAGTCTTTTTAGCCAGATTCCTTAACAAATACCTAAAGCTCAGGCTCTTGACTCTGATTCTACTGTACTTCTAGAGACCATAGATTGTTTCTTGCTTCTCCATGTCACTAGATTACCCCAACATAAGAGCAGTATCCTGAAGTACTCCTTCCATGAGCTGCACCTCCTACCCAATCTGCATCAGTATAGATGTTAATCTCTTTGGTGCCATTCTTATTGAATAGTAGATGTTAATCTCTTTGGTGCCATTCTTATTGAATAGTAGACCTTTTCTTGGATTCATCTTGAGGTATCCAAAAATTTTGGTTGCCAATTGGATTCATCTTGACAATATTTTATAGGATACAAAGTTGCCAATTGGATGTTCTGTACATGAACAAACCCTTTTTCGcaaagcaatatatatatatatatatatatatatatatatatatatatatatatatatatatatatatatatatagagagagagagagagagagagaggtaggctCAAATGTTTTCTACAACTTTTGTATGCATGTATGGACCAATGAGAATTTAACAAGaatttaatcattaattaaattaataagggTAAATTAGTAATATTACATATATCTATTAATTAATATCCAAATTTAACCATTAATATccctttggggggggggggggggtcagtTTTTTTTACGTATTAAAACCCTAGACATCGACGCCTCAAAGGAAATCGACATTTCTTCCTCACACAACAACCGATTCTTGACGCAGACCTCTCTTCCTCACATAATAGCCGATTATTCTTGATCTATCTCCACCATTGGCCGCCTTCCAAATCATCTCTGCTACTGCTGATTCAAAGGCCTCCAATTTGTTGCTCGATCCAAAGACCTTCAATTTGTTAGTTATGCGTTAGAAACAAAAGAACACCTTATAGTTACATGgtaatttttcaaaaattcttgttttatgaaaattaatctCTTATAGAATATCTCTATCtgtaaatttcaaatttttttaaaGTCACATCCTCTGTTCTTTGATTGTCGGCACTCGATTTCACAAAAATAATTTCTCTAATGTGCTTTAGGTAATACAAATTAGTCCTGTTcttgaaataaataaattatattatatattacgATTTGTTTATGAACATGCGTTAATATGTTTgacaaatattttaaaattgtttttgtcTTCACTGTCTTTAAAAGTAATGCTAGACGATCAAATAGTTAAATTTTTTGCTAATCTCTTTTATATTTGGATTTTTGTAATTGCTACtatttttttgtaatttattcaTTATTAGTAAGATTAAAAATGTATGTTTTGTATTTTCCtctttaaaatgtttctatttgcATGCATATTggtttttatcatatttttgatgatttctttgtttatttataagGATCATGGTCTTTATTGATACATACCTAGCACCCATATTATTATTCTAACTTCATTAATTGTTTTAGATGGATTTTGGCTTGTTTGATGAAAATGCATAACAAGTGTTTGTTGAAATGTTTGAAAGAGAATCTAAAGAATTTAaccttgtggtatgcattctgtcagaattactagCAACACATGTTTTATGTAATTGTTTAAAAAGGTGTATTGTTTTGGTTCAATTTATGATTTTGAATTCCAATTTCTATTGTCCATCGTTATTGTATATTTGTAATCTAAAATTATATTAGCAGTAAATACAATACTTTtgaatgtattctatgtattctgccagaatgtatTCTGCTAGAATAGAATATATGTATTTTGCTagaatgtattctatgtattatgtcatattctatgtattctactagaatatataAAGTGATATTTAATTGCAAGTAATATGTTTTTAgcaattattagtttttgttgtatttgtgataggaatggctggaagaatgcgttgaagacctaataggaataacttgaagaatgaataaagtttgatcatactcacaatttaagaatgttgttatttttaagaattttattcatttttgttgatattcttttagaatatgtataattatattaaaatgtgtAAGGTTTTTAgtttgtaagaatatgtatgaatttgtatttaaattcagatgtataagaatatattagaatgttgttatttttcaacctcGGATTCAAACtttttgttattcttcaataatattctaatagaataaaatcTGAAAGAAcaacattctaacaaaaaaatattctgacagaataaaattggTTATGTTTATAAATTACGTTAGAATTAAaactgaattaattaaaaaaattcagatttttaaaatcagtagaattaattatccctaaaaatccgaaaatttcattttataaagGTAGTTAACTGTCCAaaatacctttttgctaaaatttgtgtgattatatgatacatgttatcccattgtaatatcatacactctcaaatcatgtccattgattaatttcatccgttggtccagatctgtgcattctggcacacaatagttagtaaaaacaaaataacttaagcctatatatatatatatatatatatatatatatatatatatatat is part of the Lactuca sativa cultivar Salinas chromosome 7, Lsat_Salinas_v11, whole genome shotgun sequence genome and harbors:
- the LOC111905687 gene encoding probable LRR receptor-like serine/threonine-protein kinase At1g56140 isoform X1, with protein sequence MASRLWLCFCLMITAARTRAQNTTDPAEARVINAMFSEWGIPESSATEMGWNISGELCSGAALNSTAFNSRAYNPGIRCDCNFTDSTCHITGLRVGGLDAVGPIPEGLWTLTYLTHLNLSKNCLTGPLLPSIGNLTRMQVMVFRINALSGQVPRELGQLTDLRYLSFGTNNFTGSLPSELGNLRNLQWLYMDSAGVGGPIPSTFANLQNLVIVWASDNPFTGRIPDFIGNWSQLQALWIEGNSFEGSIPPSFSRLTSLQRLGISGLSNGTLDFISGLRSLTELKLRNNRISGSIPNDIGELASLTQLDLSFNNLSGEIPRGLFSLRRMSLLFLGNNSLTGTLPDVKSTTLRIIDVSHNGLSGTLPSWVDDSDLQLNIVVNNFPVDSFEGRGLPSGVICLQRDFSCNSGSPIYGSIGINCGGPRVRSSGGIVHEQEDALLGPATYSLTTDRRWGVSNVGLSEYPRYKSVTNRDFTNTSDSQLFQTARLSAGSLRYYGLGLENGNYTVNLRFAELEIQDGPTWRSLGRRVFDIYIQGIRVFEDFDIKREAGGASFSPVSKEVTVQVSNNYLEINFLWSGKGTWDVPIDGSFGPLISAITATPNFVNPSVNNNQNAGLIVGILVPISVVSILILLALYILRQRRKRRDTYGNHDEEFLGIDPKPCTFGYGELRDATDDFSPANKLGEGGFGPVYKGKLADGRLIAVKQLSIASQHGKRQFVAEIATVSAVQHRNLVKLYGCCIDGEKRLLVYEYHENNSLDQALFGSKRLSLKWSTRFDICLGIARGLAYLHEESRIRIIHRDVKSSNVLLDSELTPKISDFGLAKLYDDKKTHMSTRVAGTVGYLAPEYALWGHLTEKADVFGFGVVALEIISGRPNSDSSLEDEKKYLLNWAWKLHEANREVELVHEELSEFDETEVKRMIRVALLSTQTSTQRPSMSRVVAMLSGDIEVTGVITRPKYLTNFEFDDSTTFMSASPITIVSPHDSSLPMLHNIMGEGM
- the LOC111905687 gene encoding probable LRR receptor-like serine/threonine-protein kinase At1g56140 isoform X2; this translates as MASRLWLCFCLMITAARTRAQNTTDPAEARVINAMFSEWGIPESSATEMGWNISGELCSGAALNSTAFNSRAYNPGIRCDCNFTDSTCHITGLRVGGLDAVGPIPEGLWTLTYLTHLNLSKNCLTGPLLPSIGNLTRMQVMVFRINALSGQVPRELGQLTDLRYLSFGTNNFTGSLPSELGNLRNLQWLYMDSAGVGGPIPSTFANLQNLVIVWASDNPFTGRIPDFIGNWSQLQALWIEGNSFEGSIPPSFSRLTSLQRLGISGLSNGTLDFISGLRSLTELKLRNNRISGSIPNDIGELASLTQLDLSFNNLSGEIPRGLFSLRRMSLLFLGNNSLTGTLPDVKSTTLRIIDVSHNGLSGTLPSWVDDSDLQLNIVVNNFPVDSFEGRGLPSGVICLQRDFSCNSGSPIYGSIGINCGGPRVRSSGGIVHEQEDALLGPATYSLTTDRRWGVSNVGLSEYPRYKSVTNRDFTNTSDSQLFQTARLSAGSLRYYGLGLENGNYTVNLRFAELEIQDGPTWRSLGRRVFDIYIQGIRVFEDFDIKREAGGASFSPVSKEVTVQVSNNYLEINFLWSGKGTWDVPIDGSFGPLISAITATPNFVNPSVNNNQNAGLIVGILVPISVVSILILLALYILRQRRKRRDTYGNHDEEFLGIDPKPCTFGYGELRDATDDFSPANKLGEGGFGPVYKGKLADGRLIAVKQLSIASQHGKRQFVAEIATVSAVQHRNLVKLYGCCIDGEKRLLVYEYHENNSLDQALFGSKRLSLKWSTRFDICLGIARGLAYLHEESRIRIIHRDVKSSNVLLDSELTPKISDFGLAKLYDDKKTHMSTRVAGTVGYLAPEYALWGHLTEKADVFGFGVVALEIISGRPNSDSSLEDEKKYLLNWNKKIEDVEN
- the LOC111905687 gene encoding probable LRR receptor-like serine/threonine-protein kinase At1g56140 isoform X3 translates to MASRLWLCFCLMITAARTRAQNTTDPAEARVINAMFSEWGIPESSATEMGWNISGELCSGAALNSTAFNSRAYNPGIRCDCNFTDSTCHITGLRVGGLDAVGPIPEGLWTLTYLTHLNLSKNCLTGPLLPSIGNLTRMQVMVFRINALSGQVPRELGQLTDLRYLSFGTNNFTGSLPSELGNLRNLQWLYMDSAGVGGPIPSTFANLQNLVIVWASDNPFTGRIPDFIGNWSQLQALWIEGNSFEGSIPPSFSRLTSLQRLGISGLSNGTLDFISGLRSLTELKLRNNRISGSIPNDIGELASLTQLDLSFNNLSGEIPRGLFSLRRMSLLFLGNNSLTGTLPDVKSTTLRIIDVSHNGLSGTLPSWVDDSDLQLNIVVNNFPVDSFEGRGLPSGVICLQRDFSCNSGSPIYGSIGINCGGPRVRSSGGIVHEQEDALLGPATYSLTTDRRWGVSNVGLSEYPRYKSVTNRDFTNTSDSQLFQTARLSAGSLRYYGLGLENGNYTVNLRFAELEIQDGPTWRSLGRRVFDIYIQGIRVFEDFDIKREAGGASFSPVSKEVTVQVSNNYLEINFLWSGKGTWDVPIDGSFGPLISAITATPNFVNPSVNNNQNAGLIVGILVPISVVSILILLALYILRQRRKRRDTYGNHDEEFLGIDPKPCTFGYGELRDATDDFSPANKLGEGGFGPVYKGKLADGRLIAVKQLSIASQHGKRQFVAEIATVSAVQHRNLVKLYGCCIDGEKRLLVYEYHENNSLDQALFGSKRLSLKWSTRFDICLGIARGLAYLHEESRIRIIHRDVKSSNVLLDSELTPKISDFGLAKLYDDKKTHMSTRVAGTVGYLAPEYALWGHLTEKADVFGFGVVALEIISGRPNSDSSLEDEKKYLLNWKIEDVEN